CTAAGTGCTAGTTGCTAATTACTGCTGTTATGGCTTGGTTCAGACGAGAATCCGGCGCGATTGATACTTCGGGCGAGAAGAAGGTGAAGACCGAGGGTCTATGGGTGAAGTGTGACAACTGCCGGAAAATTATCTGGAAGAAAGATCTCGACGCCAACCTGAACGTCTGCCCCTATTGCGACAAGCACTTCCGCATCGACGCGCGCACCCGGCTATCGCAGCTGCTCGATGATGGGGTGTATCACATCGAAGATGACAATCTGATCAGCACCGATCCTCTGAAGTTTTCTGACCTGAAGCCCTACGCGGGACGCCTCCGGCAGGCGCGGAAAGATACCGGCTTTACCGACGCGACCATTAACGCTCGCGGCACGCTGCAAAGCCGCCCAGTGATCGTCAGCGCCATGGAGTATTCCTTCATCGGCGGAAGCATGGGCACGGTGGTGGGTGAGGTGATCACGCGTGCGGTTGAGAAGGCCACCAATGAGCGAATCCCATTAATCGTGGTTTCAGCTTCCGGTGGTGCGCGGATGATGGAGGGCGTCGTCAGCCTGATGCAGTTGGCGAAGATCTCCGCCGCCCTGGCACGCATGGACGACGCTACGGTGCCTTACATCTCGGTGCTCACCGACCCGACCACCGGCGGCGTTACCGCTTCCTACGCCATGCTGGGAGACCTGAATATCGCCGAGCCGGGTGCGCTCATCGGATTTGCCGGGCCACGAGTAATCGAGCAAACGATCCGTCAGAAGCTACCCGAAGGCTTTCAGCGCAGCGAATTTCTTCTGGAACACGGCATGCTTGACGCCGTGGTGCACCGCAAGGATCTGAAGTCCTATATTGCACGCGCGCTCGACTGGATGTCGCCCAACGGCCGGACTAGGTAATGCGAGGCTCAAGATCGCCAGCCCGGCGCGCGACTTGTGGCCGGGTTCCTCGAAACTGCTAAGCTGAAAATCACATGGCACCCAGCTACCAATCGGCAGTGGAGCAGTTGTACGAACTGGGACACGAACTGGCGAGCACGCCGTCCCACAAGTTCGATCTGGCCCATATGCGCGTGCTGCTGCGGGCATTAGGCGATCCACAGCGCAATTTCCGTTCGGTGCTGATCGCCGGAACCAATGGCAAAGGTTCAACCGCAGCTACCCTGGCGTCTATTCTTCAGGCCGCAGGTCATCGCACGGGACTGTACACTTCTCCGCACCTGATGCGGGTAAACGAGCGCATCCGCGTCGATGGGAAGGAAATCACCGAACCCGATTTTGCCTTGAGCCATGACCGCACCGAGCATCTGGCAAACTGGCTGGTCTCCCGCGGGGAACTTCCATGGCATCCCAGCTTTTTCGAGATGCTGACCGCGATGACCTTCGAGCATTTCGCGCGTAGCGGAATCGAGATCGGCGTGCTTGAGGTCGGCATGGGCGGAAGGCTCGATGCCACCAACGTGGTGGAACCGCTAGTTTCGCTAATCACCGATATATCTTTAGACCATCAGAAATTTCTCGGTAACACGATTGCTGAAATTGCCGCCGAGAAGGCCGGGATAATTCACGAGGGTGGACTGGTCGTGACTTTGCCACAGCATCCGCAAGCCAACGACGTGATTGGCCGAGTTGTGCTGGAACGCAATGCCACGGCAGTCAACGCTGCCTGCTACGTGCCACCTGTGACGCCCGGGGTAGCGGGAACGGTGTGGGATCCGCGCCGCCAGGCGGAGCACTGGGCGAGGAGCCGATATCCCCTCCAGGTGATGGGGAAAGAAATAACGGTGGATTCGCCGCTCGTGGGGCGGCATCAGTTGCGTAACCTGGCGCTGGCGATTGCCGCGGCCGAGGAGCTGAACCGACTTGGAATCTCGATCAGTCCCGATGCAATTGAGCGAGGAATTCGCGAGACCCGCTGGCCGGGAAGATTCCAGGTCATTCCACCCAGCTCGGGCTTGCCGGAGATGGTTTTCGATGTAGCTCACAATCCCGCCGGAGCATGGGCATTGCGCGCCGCACTTTCGGAGCGCTTCGAGGGTCGGCGGATCACTTTGCTCTTCGGTGTGCTGCGCGATAAGGCAGTTGGCGAAATTGCCGAAATCCTTTTTCCGCTGGCCGAGCAGGTGATCGCGACGGGGGTAGACAATCCGCGGTCAGCCAGCCCAGAGGAGATATGGGACGCCGCAGCAAAGACCGGGGCGGAAGTTGCTACTGAACCAGAGTTCGGCAAAGCTATGGAATTAGCCGCCAAAACCGCCACGACCAGCGGATTGCTAGTGGCGACGGGATCGATTTACCTGGTTGGAGCAGCCTTGCAGTGGCTAAAGAGCCGCTGAGCGGAAAAAGAAGTTGCGGCAATAAATTTCCCGTCAGCTGATACGCAGGTTTCGGCACAATTTCATTATTGAGAATCTTCAAATGCGGCATCCAGTGCGGATTCTGCTGGGTTTTGCACATTGAGAGTGGGTTCCCGGATAGGGAATATGCGGTTGGGAGGTAGCTCATATAAGCAAAACATGCGCCAAGAGCGGCTTTTGCCCAGAATGAAATTCTGGGTTTGCCCCAG
The Terriglobales bacterium genome window above contains:
- a CDS encoding folylpolyglutamate synthase/dihydrofolate synthase family protein, producing the protein MAPSYQSAVEQLYELGHELASTPSHKFDLAHMRVLLRALGDPQRNFRSVLIAGTNGKGSTAATLASILQAAGHRTGLYTSPHLMRVNERIRVDGKEITEPDFALSHDRTEHLANWLVSRGELPWHPSFFEMLTAMTFEHFARSGIEIGVLEVGMGGRLDATNVVEPLVSLITDISLDHQKFLGNTIAEIAAEKAGIIHEGGLVVTLPQHPQANDVIGRVVLERNATAVNAACYVPPVTPGVAGTVWDPRRQAEHWARSRYPLQVMGKEITVDSPLVGRHQLRNLALAIAAAEELNRLGISISPDAIERGIRETRWPGRFQVIPPSSGLPEMVFDVAHNPAGAWALRAALSERFEGRRITLLFGVLRDKAVGEIAEILFPLAEQVIATGVDNPRSASPEEIWDAAAKTGAEVATEPEFGKAMELAAKTATTSGLLVATGSIYLVGAALQWLKSR
- the accD gene encoding acetyl-CoA carboxylase, carboxyltransferase subunit beta; the encoded protein is MAWFRRESGAIDTSGEKKVKTEGLWVKCDNCRKIIWKKDLDANLNVCPYCDKHFRIDARTRLSQLLDDGVYHIEDDNLISTDPLKFSDLKPYAGRLRQARKDTGFTDATINARGTLQSRPVIVSAMEYSFIGGSMGTVVGEVITRAVEKATNERIPLIVVSASGGARMMEGVVSLMQLAKISAALARMDDATVPYISVLTDPTTGGVTASYAMLGDLNIAEPGALIGFAGPRVIEQTIRQKLPEGFQRSEFLLEHGMLDAVVHRKDLKSYIARALDWMSPNGRTR